The Osmerus eperlanus chromosome 25, fOsmEpe2.1, whole genome shotgun sequence DNA window gaagtgaccaaaggggttagcatgtgtgttttggatgaagtgACCAAAGGGGTTACTATGTgttttttggatgaaatgaccaaaggggttagcatgtgtgttttggatgaaatgaccaaaggggttagcatgtgtgttttggatgaaatgaccaaaggggttactgtgttttttggatgaaatgaccaaaggggttacaTACTaaccagagtgcgaattatacaatgataatcggggggtcaactttttctccagggcataaagtaatatttacgattacaggtaagaacgataaatgtatcgacccccctgacctgttgcctttacctcttttgggggggtccaagtcttaatttgGGGTAAAACCCCCCCAAGCCCCCtccgtaattcgaaccctgcTTATTTTACTGTAACTTGAGTGAAATAGTAcatcagtacttcaactttcaccagtctttttaaacatgagtatctgtacctCTACtttagtgaaggatgtgtgtacttttgccatctctgcactgttgttacacttgtTATTACACAGTTGTTATACTGTTATTATACTGTTATTACACTATTATACTGTTAGTATACTGTTATTAcacttattacactgttattatactGTTATGACAGATTGAGGGTTCTCTTAATTCAGTTGTATTTATTGTCATGTAGTTCACAAAGCCCACATTTACATAATTCTATAGAAAAAAATCCTATATTATAATCGCACACATTTtctacaaaaaaataaacattaaattgttgtaaataacaaaacatgtcATGACATGGATAAAATGTGAAGATTGTCATAAAATACAGTTGAACTCTAGTGCATAGTAGGATCATCAAATGGTACAATAAGTATCTTGGATCGCTGACAGCAGCGTCAACAGATAACCAAgtgataaaaataaataatatacttGTGGTCAAGTGTCCTTAAGTGTTTAATCCGTCTGTGTACCGGTCGTCAATGACAACCGCACTCTTCCACGATCATGTCCTCGTGATGTCTCAGGACCACGTCGTCGTTCTCGTAGTACAGCATGGACAGCGGGCTGAGGCGCGTGGGCACGCACGAGGGGCAAGACACTCTTTCGGGATGGTAGAGTCTCAACAGGCTCTGTAAATACcggaaaacagaaaaaagttagCTATTTCATATCGCGCTTTAATTCAGTTGTAATTTATAAACTCTGTTCTCTAGGCCTGGAGTAAGTAGGCTCTGTATGATTATGATTCCAAAACAACAGAGCACACAGAGAAACGACTGTATCTTACCTGCATGTATGCATGGTTAGTGGGCTGGAAGGACTCGTCAACCGGTGTAGGACATTCTCCTTCACACCGGAAAGCATTGTAGCGCTTTGGGTAGACGATCCACTCGTTCCAACCGATCTGCTCGAAATCAACCCACATGTCCACCTTCCGACATAACGGCCGCTGGACGGCTTCAGACGGAGACGCAGTGGCCGCAATTACACCACCCAACCGTACCCTTTCCACCCGGTTTCTCTTGTGGCGTCGGCCGTTCGGTCCACCACTGACCCGGTCCATGGTGACGTATTTGGAGCGCTCAACAGTGTGTATGAGGGTGGACACGTTATGGCCACCTTGATGCAGGTTGTGCTTGGAGAAGATGACCATCATGACCCGGTCAGTTGTAAGATGACGCTTGCTGTGCCTCTCACCCAGATGTCCACGACGGGGCATGCCCACCACCTCCCGGTCCTCCTCCGCCCCGCTCCCGTGTTCTGCCTCCATCACATCCTCCACCGTCGCCTCAGACTTCGCCAGCGTGTCTCCCTGGTGCAGCCAGTACTTTAATAAGGCAGTGACGTTGAATACCTTCCAGGTGGACTTTGCATCGCCGGGGGACGCTCCAAAACTGCCCAGGAGCAGCTTCTCCTCCGGGCATGGA harbors:
- the spaw gene encoding southpaw isoform X1 — protein: MGSFAQWVLCACLFCFSPLVSPTHESHEPRFQKSLNNSESGHVSTAFHPNRYPLYMMQLYRSFKTSGFPQSLAVKPVSAHSDRPTLRDSDSVLSLIAKGCHQVENKWTVTFDMSSISAADDVQLSELRIRLPAFSASKRVTVDIYHSRQQDCKPSSTPCPEEKLLLGSFGASPGDAKSTWKVFNVTALLKYWLHQGDTLAKSEATVEDVMEAEHGSGAEEDREVVGMPRRGHLGERHSKRHLTTDRVMMVIFSKHNLHQGGHNVSTLIHTVERSKYVTMDRVSGGPNGRRHKRNRVERVRLGGVIAATASPSEAVQRPLCRKVDMWVDFEQIGWNEWIVYPKRYNAFRCEGECPTPVDESFQPTNHAYMQSLLRLYHPERVSCPSCVPTRLSPLSMLYYENDDVVLRHHEDMIVEECGCH
- the spaw gene encoding southpaw isoform X4: MSSISAADDVQLSELRIRLPAFSASKRVTVDIYHSRQQDCKPSSTPCPEEKLLLGSFGASPGDAKSTWKVFNVTALLKYWLHQGDTLAKSEATVEDVMEAEHGSGAEEDREVVGMPRRGHLGERHSKRHLTTDRVMMVIFSKHNLHQGGHNVSTLIHTVERSKYVTMDRVSGGPNGRRHKRNRVERVRLGGVIAATASPSEAVQRPLCRKVDMWVDFEQIGWNEWIVYPKRYNAFRCEGECPTPVDESFQPTNHAYMQSLLRLYHPERVSCPSCVPTRLSPLSMLYYENDDVVLRHHEDMIVEECGCH